DNA from Corvus hawaiiensis isolate bCorHaw1 chromosome 28, bCorHaw1.pri.cur, whole genome shotgun sequence:
AGGGAAAGCCAGCTGGGTTCTACtcgcaataaaaataaataaattgtcCTTTTCCAGCCGCTTCCCCGCTGGAAGCGCTGGAATAATAGGGCAGAAGCTGCTGCATGTGGgacagcagctctccagcagctgaTTTGCTGCAGAGCTATTTTTGCCTGGCTGCGATCAGCCAATCTTGCCCcgaaaagaaagagggaaaaaaaaaaaaaaaaaaaaaaaaaaaaaaggaaaagccgTATCCTAGACAGAGATCTGGGCCGGGAAAACAGATCCCAGCCGCTCACTGGGGGCACGGGGCGACATTGCCAGCATTTCCTGCCTGGGAAGCCGAGCCGCGGGAGCAGCTCCCGGCTGAGCGGAGCGGGCGGGTccgcgctgccgccgctcccggggccgATCGCCAGCCCGGCTcggccggcccggggcggggaTGCCGTAGCCGAGGCGCGGGCGTGCGGAGCGGGAGCATGCTcactcctgcatccctgcatccatccCCGCATCCATCCCCGCATCCATCCCCGCATCCCGGCGTGCCCGGTCCATCCCTGCGAGCAGGGACCGCCCGGGCCCCGCGGAAGGGGCTGGCACGGGGCAGCGGGGACGGGCACGGAGCAAAGCGGAGCCCCCCGACCCTGGGGAAAAGtgctgcccccctccccccccccccccggatTTGGCATCCGGGGCTGAGCGCGTTCGGGAAGGAGGATTTCCGCGGGAGGCAGTGATTGGAGCAGCCTTTGGGAAGGTAAGGAAGGCTTTTCCTTCATCTCTGGCTGGTGGATGCTGTCCTTAGATGAATCCCGGGATGAGGGAGCAGCTGCGGGTGCAGCACGTACTCGGCAGCAGCTGCCCCCCCTCCGCTCCCCATTTTGCTGCTGTGTCACCAAACCGTGCCAGGCTCCGGCCGGGTAAACAACAGCCAGGCCTCGCTGGGGACAGGAGcgggaggagctggaggggacagagggattTTTCCGACTGCTCCGGAGTGTCCGGGCAGCCCCCGGGGTCCGGGTGCCTTTGATCAGGCCCTCAGCTCTCATAAATATACAACGGCCAGCAGCGGAGGATTATCCCTTGATCTACATATTTATAGGCTTTAATTTGGCTGGTGGCCCCGGTGCCAcggcagcaggaagaggagcagggctggatcctGTCCCCGTTGTCACCTCCCTTCCTGTGTCGCTGGGCCATCAGGCTGCTGGACAGCGACCTCCGCACAGGCCCATCCTCATCCTTCAGACTCCCGGATTTCTCCCTGTTCCATCCCGgggctgtcccagcagcaggattCCACAGCTGGAGGAATGAGCTCTTCCCTGGAAGGAGGTGTCTTAAACAGAGATTTGACAACGTGAACTTGGAGAGTTGGCGGGGTTTGGGCAGGAAGTGTCAAACCCAGACAATTCCAGGGCCAAGATGAATCCCAGCTCCAGTTAAGGGGAAAAGCATCTGGGAATGCCCAGGGCGGGCAGTGGAGAGTGAGGCTCAGCCACAGCAAAGGTTCCTCGCCGCAGTCCAGAGCCAGATTCCCACTTCACCCACCCCAGTGTGGGTCAGGAGCAACTCCAGCAGCTTCCAAAGGGTGACAGCCACACCCTGTGGATTGATTTTAGCAAGGAAAACCTTTAAATCCATTGATGCCTCCAGCCTCCAGCTGAAGGGGCCGTGATTTGAACCAGGAgggtgcaggagctgagcaCGAGAGGCTGCAAATCCCAGGAAAGGAGTGGTGGGCTGGCCTCTGGCTCCAAGAGAGGGGTTGGAGTGCTGATGCCTGGATTTTAGCATGGAATGAATCCCTTCCAAAcctcagcaggggctgggagttACCCAGTGGGGGCTGAGGTGACCATTCGAGGTCACACGTGGGGTTtggtcctgccctgcagcaccaaggagcagctgcttcccaggaaaggTAAAGCTGTGATGGATTGGGATCAAAGCATCCCTCCCTGTGGATTGtggccatcccagagcatcaTCAGGGAATGGGGATAGagcaccgagcacagaggggcTCCCTGGTGCCCAAATGAGGAGCCccagagcctggcactgccccTCAGAATTCCTGTGGAGGGAAAATGTGGATAATATGGAGAAAGGGAATTCTGCCAAGGTCGTCTGGGGTCAGGATTTGTTCCCTTGGCTGGATTTTTCATCCCCTGGCTAAATGCAGGGATAGTTCGGAGGTTAGTGGGGATTTCCAGGAGGGAAGCACAGATCCTGGAATCCCTCAGGATGAGCTCTGGGAAAAGAGACAGGGCAGAGCACACAAGGGGCTGGgctttttccctgctgtctcCACTCTCTTGGAATGACTTTCTCCTAAACATCCCCTGCTCTCTCCTGTGGTTTTCCCTCGTGTCCTGCAGGCCTCTCCCAGAAGAGACGGGGATGGAGTCGCTGGGCAGCCCCACGGAAGACGAGACCACGTCCTGTAAGTACCAACCTGCCTTCCCCAGAGCCCAAAGGAAGCCGAGGCCAAGGGGATGGCAGCTTGCAGGCGGGGAGAAAGCCTTGGAttctccacaaaaaaaaattctcacgTGGGAGAGGAAACCAGCAGGGATTTGGATTTGTTCATCTTTCCCGAGAAGCTGGGGGAGGAAACTGGGATCCCAGGAGTGTGGGCACTTCCATCCCAGTGCCTTCCAGTCCCTGATCCACCACCCTGAGGGTTCCATATCCATATTCCATCATGGAATATCCAGGATGATGTCTTGCACTGCGGACCCAGGCCCAGGATGCCCTGtcagttgttttccttttaactcCAGCTCCCCCCAACACTTTGAACTTTAACGGGGCACATCGGAAGCGGAAGACACTCGTTGCACCTGAAATCAACATTTCCCTGGACCAGAGTGAGGGCTCCATCCTCTCTGATGACTTCCTGGACACACCAGATGACCTGGACATTAACGTGGATGATATCGAAACTCCTGATGAGACAGATTCCCTCGAATTCCTGGGGAATGGGAACGAATTGGAATGGGAAGGTAAAAGGCTGGTTCTGGGCGAACGTTTGCAGGGGTTGGGGTGGTTTTTAGCctcattttaaagatttttgaCACAGCAGCTGAGGACTGATAAGCAGAGGGAGATTCTGAGGTTATTTCTATCGTATTTGGGCAACGGAGCAAGACTAAAACCCATAAATTTGCACAGATCACGGCTGGAGGTGAAACGCGGTCAGAGCATCATCCCCAGGGTTaccaaagctcttcccacattcccttCAAGGCAGAACTCTTTGTCCCTTTCCCAGATGACACCCCCGTGGCCACAGCCAAGAACATGCCCGGGGACAGCGCAGACCTGTTTGGGGACGGGGGGACAGAGGATGGCAGTGCCACCAACGGCCGGCTCTGGAGAACCGTCATCATCGGCGAGCAGGAGCACCGGATCGACCTCCAGATGATCAAGCCCTACATGAGGGTGGTGACACACGGAGGTGAGCGTGGGGaggccacagcccggctccctGCACTGCTTTGGGTCCCTCTGTGTCAGGCTGGAGGGGGTGCCAAGGGTGGTGTTTAGGGGAAAAATCTGTTTAGGGGGAACAAACCAGTTTGTTTGGTACCTCTGCATGGCAGAGAAGCACAAAAGTGCTAAAAATATTTAGTGATTGTAGTGAGGTTTGAATTAACGTCTGGAGGGACTACACcagtccctgagctgctccagggcccACACATCCACAGTCAGAGCTATTTCCAAAATCCAAGCAAAACCAAGGAGCAACCCAGCTTTGAAACCCCCAAATTCCTTCCCTCATCCCCAAATCTGCATTATAGCCAAAACAAGAGGGAAATCTCATCATGAAACAGGTCTGAAGGGGGCCAAACgctcacctggagctgagcagagaCACAAAAACCAGCCCAGGGCCAAATTTCGCTGCTGTTTTCCCCTCAGCTCTGACACCTTTCCCTGGAAAGCGTCACCTGTGTTTCTTTGGCAGGGTACTACGGAGAAGGTCTCAACGCCATCATCGTCTTTGCTGCCTGCTACCTCCCAGACAGCAACCTGGCTGATTATCACTACATCATGGAGAACCTCTTCCTGTGAGTGCCCAGAGAGCTCCGGGAGGGACAGGAGCACGAGGGAAACGCTACAACAGTTTCCCTGTGTTCATGGCACCGGGAATCCCAGCTGGGAATGGTCGGGATCcaagcccagcagtgccagtgtgcagctgcagaCGGGAGCGAGTGTCGCTGGTGGGACACTGGCCCCAGCTCCGAGCCCAACAAGCCCAACCATTCAAACATTCCGGTTAATTATGCCAGGGATGGACTCACATCCAGGCTGGAGTGTGGCTGGGACACTCCCCagctgggaggtgctgctgccgggcagggaatggagctggggtgTCCATCAGAGCTGGTGATCCCTGAGGAACACCCCGGGAGACCAAACCTCTTCCGAGACCTGCAAAGAAAGGGGCTGGAGGTGGTTCAGGGTGACACACAAGCACTTAAGAAATCTAAAGGATGTTTTTTGAGTCTCATTTTGGTCCCTTTTGGTCGCCCCCCGCCAGGTACGTGatcagcagcctggagctgctggtggccgAGGACTACATGATTGTGTACCTGAACGGGGCCACGCCCCGCAGGAGGATGCCAGGCCTGGGCTGGCTGAAGAAATGCTACCAGATGATTGACAGAAGGTGAGAATGCTGGTGGTGGGGCCTCTTCATCCTTCCCAGGCCTTTTCCCATCCTAGAATTCAAAGGAAAATCAGATGCACAACTCCTGTTCTTCAACAGGAATGAGTCTGCCCCAATCCCATATTTCTTAGACTGAGCAGGtgccagaatggtttgggttgggagggacctcaacaatcctctcattccacccccctgccatgggcagggacaccttccactatcccaggttgctccaagccccgtccgaTCTGGCCTTGGAATATTTTGTCAGCAATTGGTTTATAAAGACATTTCCAGAGAGCCAAGCAGAGCAGCGCTCCCACAGCCTGCTGTGTCTGGATGAgcttcctgagggattttgtGTGGGCACACCAGAGGGTGGGCAGCACCAAAACACCTGCTagagcccagcacaggacaggGGAGTTTGGGAAATGTCCTTGGAATGTGACGCTCTGTCCCTTGACTTCTCCCCAGGCTGCGGAAGAACCTCAAGGCCCTGATCATCGTGCACCCCTCGTGGTTCATCCGGACCGTGCTGGCCATATCCAGACCCTTCATCAGGTGAGCAGAACAGCCCCAAACTCAGCGGGCTTTGGAGTGGAAGTTTGGAATCACAGAgtcctggaatatcctgagctggaagggatccacagggatcatccagtccagccccaggccgtgcacagacaccccaacaatcccaccctgggcatccctgggagtggggtccaaacgctcctggagctctggcagggtTGGGaatgtgcccattccctggggagcctgggcagtgcccagcaccctctgggggaaaaacctttccctgaggttttcccttttccatcccaaatcctctggcacagctccagaCGCTCCCTGGGGTTTAATCCCACAAATCAGATTTTAAGCTCACCCTTAACTGGGGGTGACCAAGGCAAAGCTGCCATTTGTGCTGCATCTCTCTGATGCTTCCAGTGACACCTCCAGAGGTGTTTTTAGGAGCCACAGGGGTGGCactgcttctctctctctctctctctgccagtGTGAAGTTTATCAATAAGATCCAGTACGTCCACAGCCTGGAGGAACTGGAGCAACTCATCCCCATGGAGCACGTGCAGATCCCAGACTGCGTCCTCCAGTGAGTG
Protein-coding regions in this window:
- the ATCAY gene encoding caytaxin isoform X1 codes for the protein MGTTEATLRMENVDVKEEWQDEDFPRPLPEETGMESLGSPTEDETTSSPPNTLNFNGAHRKRKTLVAPEINISLDQSEGSILSDDFLDTPDDLDINVDDIETPDETDSLEFLGNGNELEWEDDTPVATAKNMPGDSADLFGDGGTEDGSATNGRLWRTVIIGEQEHRIDLQMIKPYMRVVTHGGYYGEGLNAIIVFAACYLPDSNLADYHYIMENLFLYVISSLELLVAEDYMIVYLNGATPRRRMPGLGWLKKCYQMIDRRLRKNLKALIIVHPSWFIRTVLAISRPFISVKFINKIQYVHSLEELEQLIPMEHVQIPDCVLQYEEERIKARKERAEEKQDMTERESRPMPPAEDQETSMS
- the ATCAY gene encoding caytaxin isoform X2; this translates as MGTTEATLRMENVDVKEEWQDEDFPRPLPEETGMESLGSPTEDETTSSPPNTLNFNGAHRKRKTLVAPEINISLDQSEGSILSDDFLDTPDDLDINVDDIETPDETDSLEFLGNGNELEWEDDTPVATAKNMPGDSADLFGDGGTEDGSATNGRLWRTVIIGEQEHRIDLQMIKPYMRVVTHGGYYGEGLNAIIVFAACYLPDSNLADYHYIMENLFLYVISSLELLVAEDYMIVYLNGATPRRRMPGLGWLKKCYQMIDRRLRKNLKALIIVHPSWFIRTVLAISRPFISVKFINKIQYVHSLEELEQLIPMEHVQIPDCVLQYEEERIKARKERAEEKQDMTERERPMPPAEDQETSMS
- the ATCAY gene encoding caytaxin isoform X3, producing MESLGSPTEDETTSSPPNTLNFNGAHRKRKTLVAPEINISLDQSEGSILSDDFLDTPDDLDINVDDIETPDETDSLEFLGNGNELEWEDDTPVATAKNMPGDSADLFGDGGTEDGSATNGRLWRTVIIGEQEHRIDLQMIKPYMRVVTHGGYYGEGLNAIIVFAACYLPDSNLADYHYIMENLFLYVISSLELLVAEDYMIVYLNGATPRRRMPGLGWLKKCYQMIDRRLRKNLKALIIVHPSWFIRTVLAISRPFISVKFINKIQYVHSLEELEQLIPMEHVQIPDCVLQYEEERIKARKERAEEKQDMTERESRPMPPAEDQETSMS